One Mercurialis annua linkage group LG3, ddMerAnnu1.2, whole genome shotgun sequence DNA window includes the following coding sequences:
- the LOC126673211 gene encoding hevamine-A-like, producing MTTMAGKSPVTIVFSFLLLLSISPSLARCGGISIYWGQNGNEGTLESTCATGRYSYVNIAFLNKFGGGQTPEINLAGHCNPATNGCTIISSGITSCQKKGIKVLLSLGGGIGNYSLASQADARIVADYLWNNFLGGKSPSRPLGNAVLDGIDFDIEQGSTQHWEDLASYLSAYSKRGKKVYLGAAPQCPFPDRNLGTALNTGLFDYIWVQFYNNPPCQHSSGNTTNIINSWNRWTNSISTGKLFLGLPAAPQAAGSGYIPPDVLTSQILPVIKRSPKYGGVMLWSKFWDDQNGYSPSIIKSV from the coding sequence ATGACAACGATGGCCGGAAAATCCCCAGTTACCATTGTCTTCTCTTTTCTATTACTCTTGTCTATTTCACCTTCGCTCGCCCGTTGTGGCGGAATTTCCATTTACTGGGGCCAAAACGGCAACGAAGGAACACTAGAATCGACCTGTGCTACAGGGAGATACTCTTACGTGAACATAGCCTTCCTCAACAAATTTGGTGGCGGTCAAACCCCGGAAATCAACCTTGCTGGCCATTGTAATCCAGCTACCAATGGTTGCACCATTATCAGCAGCGGCATCACGAGTTGCCAGAAGAAAGGAATCAAGGTGTTGCTTTCTCTCGGAGGAGGAATCGGAAATTATTCCCTTGCTTCTCAAGCTGATGCACGAATCGTAGCAGATTATCTGTGGAACAATTTCTTAGGTGGGAAATCTCCTTCTCGTCCGCTTGGTAATGCTGTATTGGACGGTATTGATTTTGATATCGAGCAGGGTTCAACACAGCATTGGGAAGATCTTGCAAGTTACTTATCCGCATATAGCAAGAGAGGCAAGAAGGTGTATTTAGGTGCAGCACCTCAATGTCCGTTCCCTGACCGGAACTTAGGAACCGCCCTTAATACCGGCCTGTTCGACTACATATGGGTTCAGTTCTATAACAACCCACCCTGCCAGCATAGTTCAGGTAATACCACCAACATTATTAATTCCTGGAATCGATGGACCAACTCCATCAGCACAGGGAAATTATTTTTGGGTTTACCAGCAGCTCCACAGGCAGCCGGAAGCGGGTATATTCCACCTGATGTCTTGACTTCTCAAATTCTTCCGGTAATAAAACGGTCACCTAAGTATGGAGGTGTCATGCTTTGGTCAAAGTTCTGGGATGATCAGAATGGATACAGTCCCTCTATCATCAAAAGTGTATAA